From Herbiconiux flava, one genomic window encodes:
- a CDS encoding EamA family transporter, which translates to MPLRDRLLAALVAVLWGVNFVAIHFSLEHFPPFFLVALRFLVLAIPTVLFVKWPGVKVRWLLGYGLGFGILQFAFLYAGMSAGMPPGLASLVLQASAPFTVVLAALWLRERLSVVQGVGILIAVAGLGVIAAERAGVSALLPVVLTLFGALGWAFGNICSRQAKPVSPLGLTMWMSVVPPVPLLVLSLLVEGPARIGESLATAFTLEALPAMLGLAYTVLLGTVVGSGIWVTLMKRNPSSRVAPFSMLVPVAGFTSAWLILGEVPNAGDLVGGAIVIAGVLIATVPWRGRRSRPGFDADARPTTTGEPTAPAAPPAPSRPSAVGIRHD; encoded by the coding sequence ATGCCCCTGCGCGATCGACTCCTCGCCGCCCTCGTCGCCGTGCTCTGGGGGGTCAACTTCGTGGCGATCCACTTCTCGCTCGAGCACTTCCCGCCGTTCTTCCTGGTGGCGCTGCGGTTCCTGGTGCTGGCGATCCCGACGGTGCTGTTCGTGAAGTGGCCCGGGGTGAAGGTGCGGTGGCTGCTCGGGTACGGGCTGGGGTTCGGCATCCTGCAGTTCGCGTTCCTCTACGCGGGGATGTCGGCCGGGATGCCCCCGGGCCTCGCCTCGCTCGTGCTGCAGGCCTCGGCGCCGTTCACGGTGGTGCTCGCTGCGCTGTGGCTGAGGGAGCGGCTGTCCGTGGTGCAGGGGGTGGGCATCCTGATCGCGGTCGCCGGGCTCGGCGTGATCGCGGCCGAGCGGGCGGGCGTCTCGGCGCTGCTGCCGGTGGTGCTGACACTGTTCGGCGCGCTCGGCTGGGCGTTCGGCAACATCTGCAGCCGCCAGGCGAAGCCGGTCAGCCCGCTCGGGCTCACGATGTGGATGTCGGTCGTGCCGCCCGTCCCCCTGCTCGTCCTGTCGCTGCTGGTCGAGGGGCCGGCGCGCATCGGCGAGTCGCTCGCCACCGCCTTCACGCTCGAGGCGCTGCCGGCGATGCTCGGGCTCGCGTACACGGTGCTGCTCGGCACGGTCGTCGGGTCGGGCATCTGGGTGACGCTGATGAAGCGCAACCCTTCGAGCCGTGTGGCGCCGTTCTCGATGCTGGTGCCGGTGGCGGGGTTCACGAGCGCGTGGCTGATCCTCGGGGAGGTGCCGAACGCGGGCGACCTCGTGGGCGGCGCGATCGTGATCGCGGGCGTGCTGATCGCGACGGTCCCCTGGCGTGGCCGCCGCTCCCGGCCCGGCTTCGACGCGGATGCTCGACCGACCACCACCGGTGAACCCACCGCCCCGGCCGCCCCGCCGGCCCCCTCGCGCCCCTCGGCCGTCGGCATTCGGCACGATTAG
- a CDS encoding TrmH family RNA methyltransferase, which produces MGRASADHPTPGEPGPGPSPSHELSAGGVGPWIGERPTDPWYDPELLERGDTRNVVDRFRYWRMDAIVAELDRTRHPFHVAIENWQHDLNIGSIVRSANAFAAETVHIVGRRRWNKRGAMVTDRYQHVQNHPDVAALVEYCAAEGLPIIAIDNVPGSVIIETFDFPARCLLLFGQEGPGLSPEALAAADAVVEISQFGSTRSINASAAAAVAMHAWIVQHHPF; this is translated from the coding sequence CTGGGACGAGCATCCGCCGATCACCCCACGCCGGGCGAGCCCGGCCCCGGCCCGAGCCCGAGCCACGAGCTGAGCGCCGGCGGCGTCGGACCCTGGATCGGCGAGCGGCCCACCGACCCCTGGTACGACCCCGAGCTGCTCGAGCGCGGCGACACCCGCAACGTCGTCGACCGCTTCCGCTACTGGCGGATGGACGCGATCGTCGCCGAGCTCGACCGGACCCGGCACCCCTTCCACGTGGCGATCGAGAACTGGCAGCACGACCTCAACATCGGTTCGATCGTGCGCAGCGCCAACGCCTTCGCGGCCGAGACCGTGCACATCGTGGGCCGCCGCCGCTGGAACAAGCGCGGCGCCATGGTGACCGACCGCTACCAGCACGTGCAGAACCACCCCGACGTGGCGGCGCTCGTGGAGTACTGCGCCGCCGAAGGGCTGCCGATCATCGCGATCGACAACGTGCCGGGCAGCGTCATCATCGAGACGTTCGACTTCCCGGCGCGGTGCCTGCTGCTGTTCGGGCAGGAGGGCCCGGGCCTCTCGCCCGAGGCGCTCGCCGCAGCGGATGCGGTGGTCGAGATCTCCCAGTTCGGCTCCACCCGCTCGATCAACGCCTCGGCGGCCGCGGCGGTCGCGATGCACGCCTGGATCGTGCAGCACCACCCGTTCTAA
- a CDS encoding magnesium and cobalt transport protein CorA, whose translation MPLIDNAVYVAGRRARTPKSLDDTYALMRQDGGMAWIGLYRPDEAEVHSLETEFDLHHLAVEDALTGHQRAKLERYGETLFVVLRPARYVDASEEVEFGEVHVFIGPGFVVTVRHAESPNLAAVRHRLEGNPELLALGPEAVLYAILDEVVDEYSPVVRGLQNDIDEIEKQLFGGDPDVSRRIYDLLGEVMDFQRAVHPLITMLEALLRGADKYAVDLEVQRGLRDVLDHVLAVAGHGDAFRATLQNALTVHSTLTTQRQNDEMRRISEASLALADDTRKLSETSIQQGDEVKKISAWAAILFAPSLIGTVYGMNFDHMPELHWVFGYPLALVAMLGMGVGLYLVFKRNRWL comes from the coding sequence ATGCCCCTGATCGACAACGCGGTCTACGTCGCCGGCCGCCGCGCCCGCACACCGAAGAGCCTCGACGACACCTACGCGCTGATGCGGCAGGACGGCGGCATGGCCTGGATCGGCCTCTACCGCCCCGACGAGGCCGAGGTGCACTCGCTCGAGACCGAGTTCGACCTGCACCACCTCGCCGTCGAGGACGCCCTCACCGGGCACCAGCGCGCCAAACTCGAGCGCTACGGCGAGACGCTCTTCGTGGTGCTGCGGCCCGCCCGCTACGTCGACGCGAGCGAGGAGGTCGAGTTCGGCGAGGTGCACGTCTTCATCGGCCCCGGCTTCGTGGTGACCGTGCGGCACGCCGAGTCGCCGAACCTCGCCGCGGTTCGGCACCGGCTCGAGGGCAACCCCGAGCTGCTGGCGCTCGGGCCCGAGGCGGTGCTCTACGCGATCCTCGACGAGGTCGTCGACGAGTACTCGCCGGTGGTGCGGGGGCTGCAGAACGACATCGACGAGATCGAGAAGCAGCTGTTCGGCGGCGACCCCGACGTGTCGCGGCGCATCTACGACCTCCTGGGTGAGGTGATGGATTTCCAGCGGGCCGTGCATCCGCTCATCACCATGCTCGAGGCGCTGCTGCGCGGGGCCGACAAGTACGCGGTCGACCTCGAGGTGCAGCGGGGGCTGCGCGACGTGCTCGACCACGTGCTGGCGGTCGCCGGGCACGGCGACGCGTTCCGGGCGACGCTGCAGAACGCCCTCACCGTTCACTCGACGCTCACCACGCAGCGCCAGAACGACGAGATGCGGCGCATCTCCGAGGCGAGCCTCGCGCTCGCCGACGACACGCGGAAGCTGTCGGAGACGAGCATCCAGCAGGGCGACGAGGTGAAGAAGATCTCGGCGTGGGCGGCCATCCTGTTCGCGCCGAGCCTGATCGGCACCGTCTACGGCATGAACTTCGACCACATGCCCGAGCTGCACTGGGTCTTCGGCTACCCGCTGGCGCTCGTCGCGATGCTCGGGATGGGCGTGGGCCTGTACCTCGTCTTCAAGCGCAACCGCTGGCTGTAG
- a CDS encoding Nramp family divalent metal transporter: protein MPKNVHEAERAATPEPAPRASAPRPRWWHPLAMLGPAFVASIAYVDPGNVAANLTSGAQFGYLLVWVLVLANLMAMLIQYQSAKLGIVTGRTLPEHVGARIRRWPRRAYWLQAELVAAATDIAEVIGGAIALNLLFGLPLVLGGLIVGVVSMGLLLVQSARRQRTFEFVIIGMLAVIAVGFLAGTVVSPVSWSDAAAGLVPRFEGTATVLLAASMLGATVMPHAIYLHSALARDRHHAEWARVAERTDFTAQDARPARASAPAAAPPDEAADPRPHGADASRLRTLLRATRTDVLIALLLAGVVNIAMLLLAAASLRGVAGTDTIPGAYDAIRAALGPVIATIFAIGLLASGLASTSVGAYAGSVIMKGLLTIRVPILVRRVVTLIPALAVLAAGIDPTWALVLSQVLLSVGIPFALIPLIRLTGDRHVMGGFVDRMPVRIAAWTVAALIVALNVVLIVLTVTGAG from the coding sequence ATGCCTAAAAATGTGCACGAGGCCGAGCGGGCAGCGACGCCCGAACCGGCGCCCCGCGCATCCGCCCCCCGCCCCCGCTGGTGGCACCCCCTGGCCATGCTCGGGCCCGCGTTCGTCGCCTCGATTGCCTACGTCGACCCCGGCAACGTCGCCGCGAACCTCACCTCGGGCGCGCAGTTCGGCTACCTGCTCGTGTGGGTGCTGGTGCTGGCGAACCTGATGGCGATGCTGATCCAGTACCAGTCCGCGAAGCTCGGCATCGTCACGGGGCGCACGCTGCCCGAGCACGTGGGGGCGCGCATCCGTCGCTGGCCCCGGCGCGCGTACTGGCTGCAGGCCGAGCTGGTGGCCGCCGCGACCGACATCGCCGAGGTCATCGGCGGCGCCATCGCCCTCAATCTGCTGTTCGGGCTGCCGCTCGTGCTCGGCGGGCTGATCGTCGGCGTGGTGTCGATGGGGCTGCTGCTCGTGCAGTCGGCGCGCCGGCAGCGCACCTTCGAGTTCGTGATCATCGGAATGCTCGCGGTCATCGCCGTCGGATTCCTCGCCGGCACCGTCGTGTCCCCCGTCAGCTGGTCCGACGCCGCGGCCGGCCTGGTGCCGCGCTTCGAGGGCACCGCAACGGTGCTGCTCGCCGCCAGCATGCTCGGCGCCACGGTCATGCCGCACGCGATCTACCTGCACTCGGCCCTCGCCCGCGACCGTCACCACGCCGAGTGGGCGCGGGTCGCCGAGCGCACCGACTTCACGGCTCAGGATGCCCGTCCCGCGCGCGCATCCGCCCCCGCCGCCGCGCCGCCCGACGAGGCGGCCGACCCCCGCCCGCACGGCGCCGACGCCTCGCGCCTCCGCACTCTCCTCCGCGCCACCCGCACCGACGTGCTGATCGCTCTGCTGCTCGCCGGCGTCGTCAACATCGCCATGCTTCTGCTGGCCGCCGCCAGCCTCCGCGGCGTCGCCGGCACCGACACGATCCCGGGCGCCTACGACGCCATCCGCGCCGCGCTCGGGCCCGTGATCGCGACGATCTTCGCCATCGGGCTGCTCGCCTCGGGGCTCGCCTCGACCAGCGTCGGCGCCTACGCGGGCTCGGTGATCATGAAGGGGCTGCTGACGATCCGGGTGCCGATCCTGGTGCGCCGCGTCGTGACGCTGATCCCGGCGCTCGCGGTTCTGGCGGCGGGCATCGACCCGACCTGGGCGCTGGTGCTCAGTCAGGTGCTGCTGTCGGTGGGCATCCCCTTCGCGTTGATCCCGCTCATCCGTCTCACCGGCGACCGGCACGTGATGGGCGGCTTCGTCGACCGGATGCCCGTGCGGATCGCCGCGTGGACCGTCGCCGCCCTCATCGTCGCCCTCAACGTCGTGCTCATCGTGCTGACGGTCACCGGCGCGGGCTGA
- a CDS encoding lactonase family protein, with the protein MTDDASARPLLWAGSYTAEFPGRGLGLTPLRRDDAGGLAVAGAAHTTASPSFAVAHPSLAVLYTADESRSTVSAFAVSGSVLTGLGSQPAGPAVCHVAASGGFVAATCWGDGRVLVYPLDPAGRLGAPVLAAPAVDPHADSRPAVDVHTGDAPRSQAHMTLVLDPLSDGSRMLATTDLGYDLVRFWAWTPPAAGAGTDTPGSLASLGEVALPLGSGPRHLVRTPDGRLLVVTEYSVEVAVLEPTASHDPASPGDPAPVAPYRLARTVPVLADGAAPGDSGAEIALSPDARHLYVGVRGSDLLVTLELDGPALRPVAQVPSGGRTPRHHLVDGDRLHVAHQDSDELTTHALSPEGLPTRIVARLPLGSPTVLAASPARA; encoded by the coding sequence ATGACCGACGACGCCTCAGCCCGGCCCCTCCTCTGGGCCGGTTCGTACACCGCCGAGTTCCCGGGGCGCGGTCTCGGTCTGACGCCGCTCAGGCGCGACGACGCGGGCGGGCTCGCGGTGGCCGGGGCCGCCCACACGACGGCGTCGCCGAGCTTCGCGGTCGCGCATCCGTCGCTCGCGGTGCTCTACACCGCCGACGAGAGCCGCTCGACGGTATCGGCCTTCGCGGTGTCGGGTTCGGTGCTGACCGGTCTCGGTTCGCAGCCGGCCGGACCCGCCGTGTGCCACGTGGCTGCCTCGGGCGGGTTCGTGGCGGCGACGTGCTGGGGTGACGGGCGGGTGCTGGTCTACCCGCTCGATCCGGCCGGGCGGCTCGGGGCGCCGGTGCTCGCGGCGCCCGCCGTCGACCCCCACGCCGATTCGCGTCCGGCCGTCGACGTGCACACCGGCGACGCACCGCGCAGTCAGGCCCACATGACGCTCGTGCTCGACCCGCTGTCCGACGGCTCCCGGATGCTCGCCACCACCGACCTCGGCTACGACCTCGTGCGCTTCTGGGCGTGGACGCCCCCTGCCGCGGGCGCCGGCACCGACACCCCTGGGTCGCTCGCGTCGCTCGGCGAGGTGGCGCTGCCGCTCGGATCGGGGCCGCGGCACCTCGTGCGCACCCCCGACGGACGGCTGCTCGTGGTGACCGAGTACTCGGTGGAGGTCGCGGTGCTGGAGCCGACCGCCTCGCACGACCCGGCATCCCCTGGTGACCCCGCGCCCGTCGCCCCGTACCGGCTGGCGCGGACGGTGCCGGTGCTCGCCGACGGCGCGGCGCCCGGCGACAGCGGCGCCGAGATCGCTCTCTCGCCCGACGCGCGGCACCTCTACGTCGGCGTGCGCGGCAGCGACCTCCTCGTCACCCTCGAGCTCGACGGCCCGGCCCTCCGCCCGGTGGCCCAGGTGCCCAGCGGCGGCCGCACCCCCCGCCACCACCTCGTCGACGGCGACCGCCTGCACGTCGCCCACCAGGACTCCGACGAGCTCACCACCCACGCCCTCTCGCCCGAGGGCCTCCCCACCCGCATCGTGGCCCGCCTCCCCCTCGGCTCCCCCACCGTGCTTGCGGCCTCACCCGCTCGCGCCTAG
- a CDS encoding ATP-binding cassette domain-containing protein — MPKPSSTLSTPSIVLTDCTFAWPDGSVVLDRVSAAFGRRRTGLVGANGAGKSTLVRLITGDLEPTRGTVSTNGAVDLLPQRFERGPDDTVADLLGVRERLDALQAVLAGDTDPRHLVALQDDWDVDTRAVAALGEAGLDLTADELRRPIATLSGGQAVLVAVTGVRLRGRPIAVLDEPTNNLDRRSRGILLDLVDRWPGVLVVVSHDRELLEHVDEVAELRDGSLRTFGGTWSAFEERLDVEHAAAERDLRAAEQVLRSERRRRVEAETTIARRAKAGERAAGSMPKILANTRRNRAEATAGKLRSGHADAEARAREQVEAASGRVRNDDDVKIDLPDPGVPAARRLAEFTVRGRATVLQGPERLAVVGANGTGKTTLLAQLVGVEGARPHPLPATGATAFTDRIGWLPQHREDRLDDDRTVLEHIALDAPAASPRELRDALARLLIRGEVVNRPTRTLSGGERFRVALAGLVLARPVPELLVLDEPTNDLDLATTDHLVAVLRAWRGGLVVVSHDEIFLDRLALDARLILDGPTP; from the coding sequence ATGCCCAAGCCGTCCAGCACCCTCAGCACACCGTCCATCGTCCTCACCGACTGCACCTTCGCCTGGCCCGACGGATCCGTCGTGCTCGATCGCGTCAGCGCCGCCTTCGGGCGCCGGCGCACCGGCCTCGTCGGCGCCAACGGCGCCGGGAAGTCCACGCTGGTGAGGCTCATCACCGGCGACCTCGAGCCGACCCGAGGCACCGTCTCGACGAACGGAGCCGTCGACCTCCTGCCCCAGCGCTTCGAGCGGGGGCCGGACGACACCGTCGCCGACCTGCTCGGCGTGCGGGAACGGCTCGACGCCCTGCAGGCCGTCCTGGCGGGCGACACCGATCCGCGGCACCTCGTCGCCCTCCAGGACGACTGGGACGTCGACACCCGGGCGGTCGCCGCGCTCGGCGAAGCCGGCCTCGACCTCACCGCCGACGAGCTGCGGCGACCGATCGCGACCCTCTCGGGCGGGCAGGCGGTGCTCGTGGCCGTCACGGGCGTCCGGCTGCGCGGTCGTCCCATCGCGGTGCTCGACGAGCCCACGAACAACCTCGACCGCCGGTCCCGCGGGATCCTGCTCGATCTCGTGGACCGGTGGCCGGGCGTGCTCGTCGTCGTGAGCCACGACCGCGAGCTCCTCGAGCACGTCGACGAGGTCGCCGAGCTGCGGGACGGTTCACTCCGCACCTTCGGCGGCACCTGGTCGGCCTTCGAGGAACGCCTCGACGTCGAGCACGCGGCCGCGGAGCGCGACCTCCGCGCCGCCGAACAGGTGCTCCGCTCCGAGCGCCGACGACGGGTGGAGGCCGAGACCACGATCGCCCGGCGCGCGAAGGCGGGCGAGAGAGCGGCCGGGTCGATGCCGAAGATCCTCGCCAACACGCGACGCAACCGCGCCGAAGCGACGGCCGGGAAGCTCAGGTCGGGTCACGCTGACGCCGAGGCCCGCGCCCGGGAGCAGGTCGAGGCCGCCTCGGGGAGGGTGCGGAACGACGACGACGTGAAGATCGACCTCCCCGACCCGGGGGTGCCCGCCGCGCGGCGGCTCGCGGAGTTCACCGTCCGGGGTCGGGCCACCGTGCTCCAGGGGCCCGAACGCCTCGCGGTCGTCGGCGCGAACGGCACGGGCAAGACCACACTGCTCGCGCAGCTCGTCGGCGTGGAGGGAGCCCGCCCGCATCCCCTTCCCGCCACGGGCGCGACCGCGTTCACCGACCGCATCGGGTGGCTGCCCCAGCACCGCGAGGATCGGCTCGACGACGACCGCACCGTGCTCGAGCACATCGCCCTCGACGCGCCGGCCGCCTCCCCGCGCGAGCTGAGAGACGCACTCGCCCGCCTGCTGATCCGGGGCGAGGTCGTCAACCGGCCGACCAGGACGCTGTCGGGCGGGGAGCGGTTCCGGGTCGCCCTGGCCGGTCTCGTCCTCGCCCGCCCCGTGCCGGAGCTGCTCGTTCTCGACGAGCCGACGAACGACCTCGACCTGGCGACGACCGACCACCTCGTCGCCGTGCTCCGCGCCTGGCGGGGCGGCCTGGTCGTCGTGAGCCACGACGAGATCTTTCTCGACCGGCTCGCACTGGACGCGCGGTTGATCCTCGACGGCCCGACGCCGTGA
- a CDS encoding LacI family DNA-binding transcriptional regulator has translation MSEPRPAPQRAATIYDVARMAGVSHQTVARFLTGTGGIRPANKVRVEQALAELNYRPNRTARSLATNRTFRLGALGYELSGTGPSKTMQGASEAARRAGYSLDIVSLDPMKDTELDEALDVLNNRDLEGVLATAPTDAVSAALDALDLGVPIVVDRGSDLEAMIASETADGALPDVGPFAAVRHLIDLGHTRIAHLAGPADWISARSRIAAYERTLRHHGLEPLPLVAGDWSSRSGYLAAPDVLALQPTAVFASNDRMALGLMKRMHEQGIRIPTDISVVGFDDLAEAEFFHPSLTTVRQDFDAMGRAAAETLIAMIEHPDELPHVPYPVPELVVRESTGPAPGTPA, from the coding sequence ATGTCCGAGCCACGCCCCGCCCCCCAACGCGCCGCCACGATCTACGACGTCGCCCGCATGGCCGGCGTCTCGCACCAGACGGTCGCCCGCTTCCTCACGGGCACGGGGGGCATCCGGCCGGCGAACAAGGTGCGGGTCGAGCAGGCGCTCGCCGAGCTGAACTACCGCCCCAACCGCACCGCCCGCTCGCTCGCCACGAACCGCACCTTCCGCCTCGGCGCCCTCGGCTACGAGCTCTCGGGAACCGGCCCCAGCAAGACGATGCAGGGAGCGAGCGAGGCCGCCCGCCGCGCGGGATACAGTCTCGACATCGTGAGCCTCGACCCGATGAAGGACACCGAGCTCGACGAGGCCCTCGACGTGCTCAACAACCGCGATCTCGAGGGCGTCCTCGCCACCGCGCCCACCGACGCGGTCAGCGCAGCGCTCGACGCACTCGATCTCGGGGTGCCGATCGTGGTCGACCGGGGTTCCGATCTCGAGGCGATGATCGCGAGCGAGACCGCCGACGGCGCCCTGCCCGACGTCGGCCCCTTCGCCGCCGTCCGGCACCTCATCGACCTCGGCCACACCCGCATCGCCCACCTCGCGGGCCCCGCCGACTGGATCTCGGCCCGCAGCCGCATCGCCGCCTACGAGCGCACCCTCCGCCACCACGGTCTGGAGCCGCTGCCGCTCGTCGCCGGAGACTGGTCCTCGCGCTCGGGCTACCTCGCCGCCCCGGACGTGCTCGCGCTGCAGCCCACCGCCGTCTTCGCGTCGAACGACCGCATGGCCCTCGGGCTGATGAAGCGGATGCACGAGCAGGGCATCCGCATCCCCACCGACATCAGCGTGGTCGGCTTCGACGACCTCGCGGAGGCCGAGTTCTTCCACCCCTCCCTCACCACGGTGCGCCAGGACTTCGACGCGATGGGCCGTGCCGCCGCCGAGACCCTGATCGCCATGATCGAGCATCCCGACGAGCTGCCGCACGTTCCCTACCCCGTGCCCGAGCTCGTCGTGCGCGAGTCGACCGGCCCCGCCCCCGGCACCCCGGCCTGA
- a CDS encoding ABC transporter substrate-binding protein → MMKPAARIRALSLASLAVGALLLAGCSAPGTDDAASTPDGPITLEYWSWAPNIEKIVDVWNQANPDIQVNVNTSVASTEIVAKLAAAKQAGSLPDVSNTTYENLPNLVTSEIASDVTDIMGDRETETAAPAWNLTTFGDANYAVPQGTAPMFLYYRTDIFEQYGLTAPTTWDEYAATAAALHAADPAKYLATFPANDAQLFAALSQQAGAEWWSQDDGAWSVGIDDPASLKVADYWQGLVADGSIATFKTNTPEWQAALADGTLASWLGAVWTPPILQNNAPDTVGKWAAVPLPQWTPNDPSSGVLGGSGTIVTTGAKHPEQAKQFALWLNTSMDALKAYVTFASIWPATLEGRELPELQKPPALMPEQTDFYATAAEIDDITADVTWGPNVSVAYDAFTNAFSTAVNSGGSFSDALSTVQDAVVADMDKAGYDVSEAR, encoded by the coding sequence ATGATGAAACCCGCCGCGCGCATCCGCGCCCTCTCACTCGCCAGCCTCGCCGTGGGCGCCCTCCTCCTGGCCGGCTGCTCCGCCCCTGGAACCGACGACGCCGCATCCACCCCCGACGGCCCGATCACCCTCGAGTACTGGTCGTGGGCACCGAACATCGAGAAGATCGTCGACGTCTGGAACCAGGCGAACCCCGACATCCAGGTCAACGTCAACACCTCGGTGGCGTCGACCGAGATCGTCGCCAAGCTGGCCGCCGCCAAGCAGGCCGGCAGCCTCCCCGACGTCTCGAACACGACCTATGAGAACCTGCCGAACCTCGTCACGAGCGAGATCGCCTCCGACGTCACCGACATCATGGGCGACCGCGAGACCGAGACCGCAGCGCCGGCCTGGAACCTCACCACCTTCGGTGATGCGAACTACGCCGTGCCCCAGGGCACCGCGCCCATGTTCCTCTACTACCGCACCGACATCTTCGAGCAGTACGGGCTCACCGCTCCCACGACCTGGGACGAGTACGCGGCGACCGCCGCCGCCCTGCACGCGGCCGACCCGGCCAAGTACCTCGCCACCTTCCCGGCGAACGACGCCCAGCTCTTCGCAGCCCTCAGCCAGCAGGCCGGCGCCGAGTGGTGGTCGCAGGACGACGGCGCCTGGAGCGTCGGCATCGACGACCCCGCGTCGCTGAAGGTCGCCGACTACTGGCAGGGTCTGGTCGCCGACGGCTCGATCGCGACGTTCAAGACCAACACCCCCGAGTGGCAGGCGGCCCTCGCCGACGGCACCCTGGCCAGCTGGCTCGGCGCCGTCTGGACCCCGCCCATCCTGCAGAACAACGCCCCCGACACCGTCGGCAAGTGGGCCGCCGTGCCGCTGCCGCAGTGGACGCCGAACGACCCGAGCTCGGGCGTGCTCGGCGGCAGCGGCACCATCGTCACCACCGGGGCGAAGCACCCCGAGCAGGCCAAGCAGTTCGCGCTCTGGCTGAACACCTCGATGGACGCCCTGAAGGCCTACGTCACGTTCGCCAGCATCTGGCCGGCCACCCTCGAGGGCCGCGAGCTGCCCGAACTGCAGAAGCCGCCGGCGCTGATGCCCGAGCAGACCGACTTCTACGCCACCGCCGCCGAGATCGACGACATCACCGCCGACGTCACCTGGGGGCCGAACGTCTCGGTCGCCTACGACGCGTTCACCAATGCCTTCAGCACCGCGGTGAACTCGGGCGGCAGCTTCAGCGATGCCCTGTCGACGGTTCAGGATGCGGTGGTCGCCGACATGGACAAGGCAGGCTACGACGTGTCCGAAGCCCGATGA
- a CDS encoding carbohydrate ABC transporter permease translates to MTTSTSTALPAVRAAAETAVARPAGGRRRGSTPRLAPWLFVGPAVLLAFGLLLVPLLYTVWLSFRGTRVSGSGLGTRQEVFVGLDNYLASIGNPELWAGFGRMLVYGVISVPVTMILALVFALLLDNLSTRFGRFSRIAIFIPYAVPGVIAALMWGFLYLPGVSPITAVFEAAGLSAPQFLGAEMIFGSVANIAIWGSVGFNMVILYTSLRGLPSEIYDAARIDGCSEVQLALRIKLPLIVPGVIMTGLFSIIGALQVFSEPNTLLTLTTTISSDWVPMMLIYRDAFVTNDLFAASATSVIVTLVTLAASVGLLRFLQGRAFGED, encoded by the coding sequence ATGACCACGTCCACCTCGACCGCCCTCCCGGCGGTGCGGGCGGCGGCCGAGACCGCCGTCGCCCGCCCGGCCGGAGGCCGGCGGCGCGGCTCCACCCCGCGGCTCGCGCCCTGGCTCTTCGTCGGGCCGGCCGTGCTGCTCGCCTTCGGACTGCTGCTCGTCCCACTCCTCTACACGGTGTGGCTCAGCTTCCGCGGCACCCGGGTCAGCGGCTCCGGCCTCGGCACCCGGCAGGAGGTGTTCGTCGGCCTCGACAACTACCTCGCGAGCATCGGCAACCCCGAGCTCTGGGCGGGCTTCGGCCGCATGCTGGTCTACGGCGTGATCTCGGTGCCGGTCACGATGATCCTCGCGCTCGTCTTCGCGCTGCTGCTCGACAACCTGTCGACCCGGTTCGGCCGGTTCTCCCGCATCGCGATCTTCATCCCGTACGCGGTGCCCGGGGTGATCGCGGCCCTCATGTGGGGGTTCCTCTACCTCCCAGGAGTCAGCCCCATCACGGCGGTCTTCGAGGCCGCCGGGCTCTCCGCCCCGCAGTTCCTGGGGGCCGAGATGATCTTCGGCTCGGTGGCGAACATCGCCATCTGGGGCTCCGTCGGCTTCAACATGGTCATCCTCTACACCTCGCTCCGGGGGCTCCCCTCGGAGATCTACGACGCCGCCCGCATCGACGGGTGCAGCGAGGTGCAGCTGGCCCTGCGCATCAAGCTGCCGCTGATCGTGCCCGGCGTCATCATGACCGGACTGTTCTCGATCATCGGCGCCCTCCAGGTGTTCAGCGAACCCAACACCCTCCTCACCCTCACCACCACCATCAGCTCCGACTGGGTGCCGATGATGCTCATCTACCGCGACGCGTTCGTCACCAACGACCTGTTCGCCGCCTCGGCCACCTCCGTGATCGTGACGCTCGTCACCCTCGCGGCCTCGGTGGGCCTGCTGCGGTTCCTGCAGGGCCGCGCGTTCGGGGAGGACTGA